From a region of the Hymenobacter jejuensis genome:
- the nuoE gene encoding NADH-quinone oxidoreductase subunit NuoE, which yields MLTAEEILQIEHEISLVPKRKAACIEALKIVQHNRGWISDESLKDVAGIVDMSPAELDSVATFYNLIFRRPVGRHVILLCDSISCWVMGYEEIRDYLFTNLGIQYGQTTEDGRFTLLPNACLGTCDCAPALMIGNDLYRNLTVDQLDEILSKYS from the coding sequence ATGCTTACCGCCGAGGAAATCCTGCAAATTGAGCACGAAATCAGCCTCGTTCCCAAGAGAAAAGCCGCCTGTATTGAGGCACTGAAAATCGTGCAGCACAACCGCGGCTGGATCTCCGACGAGAGCCTGAAAGACGTGGCCGGGATTGTGGACATGTCGCCCGCTGAGCTCGACAGCGTGGCGACGTTTTACAACCTGATTTTCCGGCGGCCGGTCGGGCGGCACGTGATTTTGCTCTGCGACAGCATCAGCTGCTGGGTGATGGGCTACGAAGAAATCCGCGATTATCTCTTTACCAACTTAGGCATCCAATACGGCCAAACCACTGAGGATGGGCGCTTTACCCTCCTGCCCAACGCCTGCCTCGGCACCTGCGACTGTGCCCCGGCCCTGATGATTGGCAACGACCTGTACCGCAATTTGACGGTGGACCAACTCGACGAGATTTTGAGCAAGTACAGCTAA